In the genome of Stomoxys calcitrans chromosome 4, idStoCalc2.1, whole genome shotgun sequence, the window attatataccaatttcgtgtttttgggataccataaggtggcatacaaaatttcgcttaaatcgttgcaCGCacttccgagatctggcattttggTTGGGCAAAatgtcatttctatagaaaattctgcaaaatttcatttctatggaaaatccTGCCAAAATTGCATTTCTACAGAAAGTTTTATCAACCAGTCTATCCAACGATATCTACCTTGCCATCGCAATGCTCAGTTATTCACCAAGGACAAGAGTGCAAGTTCGGCCAAAGGGCTGCTTGTTGTGGAAAATCTCATCCTGGTATACTTGtccgctctttcattccccaAAAACCGACGTGTCCGGAAacctagcaaaaaaaaaaaacaacgtcaTAGGCTAGGAACACATTCAGGGCCACAAAACGCTCTCCCATCCACTGCGACTCATCATCCTcgaatttaaggccttgggggCCGCACACTGTCCACACATATCCTGAGTTTCGATGTTGGCATATGCATACTCCGGATCTCCTTTGCGCTAACGTAATGACACAGAACTCTGACCGATAGACCGCACACAATCTGGCAGTCTAAATGGCATACCGATGTAGGGTTGCTGAGTAGACTCCTAATCCCATCTCTGACTCCGTCGCGGAGCCTTCAGTGAAGACCGAGGTCTCATCCAGCTCAAATACAGCATCCACCTACCATTACTCCCTTCCGAAAAAGCAAATCGGGAACAACCTCTCCCGAATCGGTCTCCGTTACAGAAAGGAGATCTTCCGCGGCCGTATCTGGCTTCTTTCAGCATTCCAATTACCCTCACCGCCGTCTCAGCCCTGAATGTAGACCTCAACGGGGCGTATATTCAGTATCACCTCCAGTGTGGATCTTAACGGACCCGTGATACCGACGCAGGCCAGATTCTGTACCTTTGAAATTCTTCTCCACAGCCTTTGCTGCGTGTTCCTTTTCTAGGACAATTTCGTATCTAGGACTAAGTCTAGGTATTTCATCTTCTTTGAAAACTGCAGATTGAACCCGTGCAAAGACGGAAGTCTGAAATCCAGTATCTTATGTTTCCGAGTAAAGAGCACAAGCTTCCTCTTACTTGGGTTAGTCCTCAACTAATTTCTCGTAGCCCATCTTGATAGTCTCCACAGCAACCTATCCCTAACCTCGCTGATCTTTTGTAGAAATATGTCTCGAATCAATAGAACGACGTCTCTACGCCATCTCCGTTGAGATCAAATAGAACTTCGTTTATCACTATATTCCGAAGAATTGGTAAGATCATCCCTCCTTAAGGCGTTTCACATGTTATATGCTTTCTGAACACAATTTCTCCCAAGTCCACATTATCCGTCCATCGAAGCATATTATCCGTACATCGGGCGATACACAGGTGGATCCCCATGCGATCCAGGGCGACCACAATCGAAACTATATCCACACTATTAAATGCCCCTCAATATCCAGGAAAGCCGTCATCGTGTACCCCTTCAGTTGAAGATATATTCACTTTTCATATTACTTTATGCAGGGCCGTTTACATCGACCTCTCTTGAGGTATGcatgttgtgccccactgaaatTTTCTGGGGTCAGTCTCCTCCCTTACCAACAGGTCTACCAGTGTTTTAAGTAAAAACGATGACACACTGATTGGCCTATAATCCTTTGCGGTATTGTGGCTTATTttccctcctcctcctccttggACATACATACCACCCTGACCGTGATGTGTAGGACAGTGTCCTTGGTATGTAGAACAGTGTCGGGCTCGCTATGAAAATCAGTTCCAGCTATGGCAGAGTGACTCCGAGGAACTCTTGCAGCTGCGCTGTGATGATCTCGTCTGCTTCGGCCGATTAAAATGGCCGGAAGGTGCGAATCACTCACACTATCTTCTTCTCCTCAACGATGTCACCGATTACATCGTCCATGAATTTCACCCTTGACGGTAATGTGATGTCCTGATCGTGTCCCTTTCCTGGCTACCTGGAAAATGTTTCCCCATCAGTAGTTCCACCGCCAGGATCCTTGAAGAGCACTTTGCGCAATTTAGATGCTTTACTAAATCTCCGCTGAAGTTCACCCAGGAAATCCTCTCCGCTCTCCTCGTCTCCTTAATGAAGTCGCTCAGGTCCTTACGATATTCGTCCCATCCCTCTGCTGTTTTCTCGCCCTTTGCCTTATTAAGGGGCTTTTAGCTTTCCTTGctgaatacctttaattccGATGTCCACCAGTATGGGTTCCTCTTATGTGGCGGTACCCGTTCTGGACATGCCTTCCGAAAGGCCTCATTCAGGCCTTCCGTAACAAGATTCATTGCAGGTAAACTAAGTTTCCTTGCATCGGATACAGGTCCGCCAGAGAGCCCAAGCCTCCTCATATATTCCCTGAAACTATACCAGTTTATCTTCCACGGATTCCTATACGGCTTACTTGGTCCTCTCTGGTTATTAACCTGAAAACTTACCCTGTAGTGATCCGAAAAGTAGAACTGGTTGAAAACTTTGCAGTCTGAGGCTTCAACCGAGTCACTGTTCGCTACAAGCGTTACCTGTTCTCCGATCTGGTTGTAGAACATTGGAGAGCCTACCCTGCTGCAGATAAAAAGTCACCAACAAGTGACCCACCTTATTCTGCTGTATTCATCGTAGTGTGCGTTGGCGTCACCTCCAAGTAATttcgcaaaatttaatttctctaAAAATGCTAAACATTTCATCCCAACACATTTGACATTCGATTGCGTTTGACCATCACTGTACCTATTCGCACCAAAATCCGCTTGGTTTACCTAATCTAACACTAAACGGTATTATGCGACATAACACCCCTATCTTGATGCCTTCAGCATGGCTACCTGTTACCTATGGAGGAGATATACACATACAAATGAATCGCTAAAGGTAGTATTATGCGGAAAACATTTTTGTGTAATTGTCCCTTATCCTTGAATTTGGGCTGCAAATGGTTTTCCCAATTCATTTAAGGAGGGTCATGACGAATTTTCCCTTTAGTACAATTGCAATCTTCAAGGCAAAGACATCAACAACTGTACACCGGTTTAACGTCATTGTTGTTAGTGGGTCTCTACATTTCGGTGGTTTCTACGTTGGCATTATGAACAAGACAGCTGAAAAGAGGACATTTGAAATGTTTATTAAGTTTATCATTTACTCTGTCGTGATGATATCTTGGGATATTGCTATGGTCAACGGTGAAGGCTGCAATGAGTTCGTTTGTGGTTCTGTGGTCTCCAAGTGCCTGTTGACGCAAAGTTGTCAGTGCAAGCTATCCGATTGCTACTGTTGCAAGGACTGTCTTAATTGTTTGGGGGACTTGTACACGGAGTGCTGCGGCTGCCTGGACATGTGTCCCAAGCACAATGATACTCTAAGTGCCCTGGCGCCCAAGTCACAAATTGGCGATTTTGAGGGTGTTCCCGAATACTTTGAAGCCCTGACCGCAGAGGACGACGAAAGTCAATGGACCACTGTTCGCTTCCCCATGCGCAACAGTCTGCAGCGGCACTATAACATGGCCACGGGGGCATTTGGTTTTGGCTCGCCGCACGGAGATCTATTTGAGCGTGAAAGCTCGTTGGCTAAAGCGATACCCACAACGGTCAATTGCACTGTGATATTCTTGAATTATTGCACGAACAATAAGAAATGTGCGGATTACTGTGAGAGTATGGTAAGTTCCACTTCTCACCCCTACTTTGGGAATGCATGTAATCAATATCCTCACCGCTTGATGATTTTACTGACGTTTGCCTTATTTCCTCAATTCGATTTGTTCAGGGTTCGAACAGCTATCGTTGGTTCCACGATGGCTGCTGCGAGTGCGTTGGAGCCAATTGCTTCAACTATGGCATCAATGAGAGCCGTTGTTCCGCCTGTCCAGAGGATGAAGATGACGACGAAATGTTTGACGTTGACAGCATGGATGATGCTGCTGATTATGCGGGAGAGAATGAGGATAGCATACCATGGGATTATGGCGAAGATGAAAtgaattataattaaattttccaatttattCTTTAGAGTGTGGAAGCGTGTGCTTGTGTGAATGTTTGAATTGTGTCATGGTTTGGTTAAATTTAGGTTATTAGTTTTAAGAGTAGGTAATCCCCAGTGATACGTTTTTTTCTCTTATTTATATGGAATAAACTTTAAGTTATGTGGATTAATATGGATATCACATTAAAGGTGTGGGTTTTGTTAGCATTTTAATTTTACAGTGAGAATATAACACAGCCATCGCATAGTGACCTTTGAGGCACAAGAAATGGAAATAACTCTATAGTTCTTATCAATCAATGTGAGCAGCACATAGTGCTCTAAACATTTGTAAACGAGGTCTGACATTCAGTCCCAAGTTGTTGTGGGACCGTAGTACAAAGTTGACCTCTTTAACTTTCGGGAGGTGGTAATTTTTAGATTTCCAATTACTTGTATAACCACATAAGGCTtgatttagaaaatttgttggcATGTGTACTGAAAAGTTAATTTTTCACTCAAACGATTAACCAAGTTCGAAAACTACTTCTTGGTCTGATGCATGGCGCGATCACTTTATGgcgtaaaattttatccaaatttaatttctatagaaaatttttatttgtaaaaaaaaaactaacgcTATTTCATATCTTAAGAAGTAGCGTtaatccatttaaaaaaaaaattagatacTTTTTACAGTTCATTTTGCTAAAACTTTTGGCAAGGCAAAATGTGGCGTGCAAAATGCATTGAACAGGCTACATATAATCTTTTAGTGGCAAAACAGTCTGATGAGGCTCCTGGTATGGCTGAAATCGCGATCACTGTAGCCTGCCCAATACATTTTGCACACTACATTTTACCTTGCCTtaagttttagcaaaatttatcggatcaaatttggatacagcccCCATTTATACCGATATTTGGTTTTAAATTCATGAACCCCCataggccgcaattttcatccgatttggtttttgttcaaatcggtccataacccgatatatctcccaattttacggCCTCTAAACCCATTAATATTTACCTGCTTATGGTACATTAAGTATACAAATGTCCCTAAACAAAGTTCATTCGTGTGaatttgtagcagaatccatagtggttggttcccaagattcggccctgtcgAACTAAGCACACTCGTACTGTTTCttatgccatctggaagatcatgttacacaaatggatcaaagctagaggacaaagtgggcctgaaTCTTGAGAACtcatggactgagatctgtattagactacctgaccatagtacggtcctgcaggcggagatccgggtcgatcacggaatgcgtgaggtgttaacgcgaggacgtcgagtatgaacaactttacggacagtaaacaggtcataagggcaataataaatAGGACGGTTAGATCACGAAtattagaaggagattaacgtcttctccgAATCGTTTGGGAGCCAGGCCATAGCTTAGTAaatgggaatgagaaagcatgcgatttggcagtgaaggtcagagaagtgccgtcaataaacttagtaaacccgaagcctttcgggtcgacgcagtccgagttaagagagtgggaacagcgaaacggtcggtgggacagcgaaaattctatggggaatTACAAATTGTgtaaagacgaggctattactgaaaggaagtaagaagagtcaatatagctctcggtatcataatgggacacataggactacgagctcacttatgtaaaatcgatgcggcaagtgatagcatgtgtagggcatgcggggaaggtgatgagacgttggagcatttcctatgtcattgcccggctttcgcatcttacagataccggcacttaggttgggacccaataccagacatgaatcaacttaggggcgtggcatgaaaaacaattaaagattttgtaagtagcaccgaataCCTTATTTAGATTTTCTAtttcgaggttaattttttagcttaggtgtatgtcaatagtggcatggggcggattaatt includes:
- the LOC106095969 gene encoding protein twisted gastrulation, whose product is MVNGEGCNEFVCGSVVSKCLLTQSCQCKLSDCYCCKDCLNCLGDLYTECCGCLDMCPKHNDTLSALAPKSQIGDFEGVPEYFEALTAEDDESQWTTVRFPMRNSLQRHYNMATGAFGFGSPHGDLFERESSLAKAIPTTVNCTVIFLNYCTNNKKCADYCESMGSNSYRWFHDGCCECVGANCFNYGINESRCSACPEDEDDDEMFDVDSMDDAADYAGENEDSIPWDYGEDEMNYN